A single window of Magnetococcus marinus MC-1 DNA harbors:
- a CDS encoding enoyl-ACP reductase FabI, which produces MGLMKGKRGIIFGVANDRSIAWSIAEVCKREGAEIGITYLGEAMAKRVVPLGEKLGAAFTLSCDATDDAEIQAVIDASAEIWDGIDFIVHSVAYAKKEELKGKFYDTSKEGFQLAMTASVYTLISICRIAEPRLTDGAGILTMSYLGAERVMPHYNVMGVAKAALEASVRYLAVDMGQRGIRVNGISAGPIRTLAAAGISDFKEILNWNRDNAPMRRNISQQEVGESSLLFLSDMGSGVTGEIMHVDAGYHVVGMRAVDE; this is translated from the coding sequence ATGGGCTTGATGAAGGGGAAACGGGGCATCATATTTGGGGTTGCCAACGACCGTAGTATCGCCTGGTCCATTGCAGAGGTGTGTAAGCGTGAGGGTGCGGAGATAGGCATAACCTATTTGGGTGAGGCCATGGCTAAGCGGGTGGTGCCATTGGGTGAAAAACTGGGTGCGGCCTTTACACTTTCTTGCGATGCCACGGACGATGCGGAGATCCAGGCCGTTATTGATGCTTCGGCGGAGATATGGGATGGTATTGATTTTATCGTTCACTCTGTAGCCTATGCAAAAAAAGAGGAGTTAAAGGGCAAGTTTTATGACACCTCTAAGGAGGGTTTTCAGCTTGCCATGACGGCATCGGTTTACACATTAATTTCCATTTGTCGCATTGCTGAGCCACGTTTGACCGATGGAGCGGGTATTTTAACCATGTCCTATTTGGGTGCGGAACGGGTTATGCCGCACTACAATGTGATGGGGGTGGCCAAGGCAGCGTTAGAGGCGAGTGTGCGTTATTTGGCGGTGGATATGGGCCAGCGGGGTATACGTGTGAATGGTATCTCTGCGGGGCCGATTCGCACTTTAGCGGCGGCGGGTATCTCAGATTTTAAAGAGATTCTCAACTGGAACCGGGATAATGCGCCCATGCGTCGCAACATTAGTCAGCAGGAGGTTGGTGAGTCATCCTTGTTGTTTTTGTCGGACATGGGTTCGGGTGTGACGGGTGAGATTATGCATGTGGATGCGGGGTATCATGTGGTGGGCATGCGTGCAGTGGATGAGTAG
- a CDS encoding class I SAM-dependent methyltransferase, with product MQHTPSPASEALQSELIEWAKEHGGILSFRKFMEMALYHPSYGYYMRKWSRLGVEGDFTTAPEMTSLFGELLTLQMMEVWQRMGSPAFFAVMEVGAGSGKLAGDVLRTAKKFPDFYDALSLIILEKSPDFRRVQAEFLQKKGVDIHKVRWVYDLDAWEGEGAFQGVVYGNEVLDAFPVHWVEQTEQGLKEVVAQWDGRSWCEQLVEPESALQGDYFKVRGIELETGWRTEFSLDAQQWLGRISANMEQGAVLMIDYGYVAQDYYQGGLPHGTLMAHQRHQRIKEPWLWPGDMDLTAHVDFSAMQQVSCGQHGLDLLGFTTQGWFLLGMGILQRLEQAIKLDEDRERVALLRQTVSRLIMPDAMGERFKVLAVGRGLGRERLAGFLLQDLSHRL from the coding sequence ATGCAACACACCCCATCGCCTGCCTCTGAGGCACTCCAGAGCGAACTCATTGAGTGGGCTAAAGAGCATGGTGGTATCCTCTCTTTTCGTAAGTTCATGGAGATGGCGCTGTATCATCCAAGCTATGGATATTACATGCGCAAGTGGTCACGTTTGGGTGTGGAGGGGGATTTTACTACGGCCCCAGAAATGACCTCGCTGTTTGGTGAGTTATTGACGTTGCAGATGATGGAGGTTTGGCAACGTATGGGTAGCCCGGCCTTTTTTGCGGTAATGGAGGTTGGCGCGGGCAGTGGTAAGTTAGCAGGGGATGTGCTTCGTACAGCCAAAAAATTCCCTGATTTTTATGATGCTTTATCCTTGATTATATTAGAAAAAAGTCCTGATTTTCGTAGGGTTCAAGCCGAATTTTTGCAAAAAAAAGGGGTGGATATCCATAAAGTGCGGTGGGTATATGATTTGGATGCCTGGGAGGGCGAGGGGGCTTTTCAAGGGGTAGTTTATGGTAATGAGGTATTGGATGCCTTTCCCGTACATTGGGTGGAGCAGACGGAACAGGGCTTAAAAGAGGTGGTGGCACAATGGGACGGGCGCTCTTGGTGCGAGCAGTTGGTTGAGCCAGAAAGCGCACTTCAGGGTGATTATTTTAAAGTCAGGGGCATTGAATTAGAGACGGGCTGGCGTACGGAGTTTTCCTTAGATGCCCAGCAGTGGCTGGGTAGAATAAGCGCAAATATGGAACAAGGCGCGGTTTTGATGATAGATTATGGATATGTTGCGCAGGATTATTATCAGGGGGGTTTACCCCATGGTACGTTGATGGCGCACCAGCGCCATCAACGGATCAAAGAGCCGTGGTTGTGGCCGGGGGATATGGATTTGACAGCACACGTGGATTTTTCGGCCATGCAGCAGGTGAGTTGTGGGCAGCATGGGCTGGATTTGCTGGGATTTACCACCCAGGGTTGGTTTTTGCTGGGGATGGGGATTTTGCAGCGTCTGGAGCAGGCTATTAAGCTGGACGAGGATCGAGAGCGGGTTGCGTTGTTACGACAAACGGTATCGAGGTTGATTATGCCGGATGCCATGGGTGAGCGATTTAAGGTATTGGCTGTGGGGCGGGGGTTAGGTAGAGAGCGACTGGCGGGCTTTTTATTGCAAGATCTTAGCCATCGTTTATGA
- the nuoN gene encoding NADH-quinone oxidoreductase subunit NuoN: MAIQMPDINLALMLPEIVISVVAMGLLLASAWWEGAEGARRIRRIAAGALMVAMVITLLGVGATQSSTFGGMFVNDRFAAFMKVMLYLSTLLPMVVSWVYLEKSKLGNGEYFVLTLFAMLGGMFMISSGSFLVLYLGIELLSLAIYVLAAYKRDDLASNEAGLKYFVLGSMASGILLYGISLIYGVTGSVDFATINAYLQQDHHSMLGITMGLILVVSGLSFKIAAAPFHMWAPDVYEGAPTSVTAFMAAMPKIAAFAALFRVLVEAFGPMHATWGPIMALLAVVSMGVGALAGLGQSNIKRLLAYSSIGHVGYALIGLAVGNQMGYEAVLVYLTIYIFMNVGAFGLILVLNKEGFGDQIEDYKGLSAKRPGLALLMAIFMFSMAGIPPLAGFMAKLQIFMAAIDAHMYTVAILGVLFSAVSAFYYLKVIKTMYFDEAERAFDMPMDFLSRAIVGVSGILVVLWGILPGSLMASVAETIKSLM, encoded by the coding sequence ATGGCGATTCAAATGCCCGACATTAACCTCGCCCTTATGCTGCCAGAGATTGTCATTTCTGTGGTAGCCATGGGACTGCTTCTAGCCAGTGCTTGGTGGGAGGGTGCCGAAGGGGCGCGCCGTATACGCCGTATTGCAGCGGGTGCTTTAATGGTGGCCATGGTGATCACCTTGCTGGGGGTGGGTGCCACGCAGAGCAGCACGTTTGGCGGTATGTTTGTTAATGATCGTTTTGCTGCGTTTATGAAGGTGATGCTCTACCTTTCGACGCTGCTGCCCATGGTGGTCTCTTGGGTCTATCTGGAGAAGAGCAAGCTGGGCAATGGGGAGTATTTTGTTTTGACCCTGTTTGCCATGCTGGGTGGCATGTTTATGATCAGCAGCGGCAGCTTTTTGGTGCTCTATCTGGGCATTGAGTTGCTGTCACTTGCCATTTATGTGCTGGCCGCATACAAGCGCGATGATTTGGCTTCCAACGAGGCGGGTTTAAAATATTTTGTGTTGGGCTCTATGGCATCGGGTATCTTGCTGTATGGCATCTCACTGATTTATGGCGTAACCGGTAGTGTGGATTTTGCGACCATTAATGCTTATTTGCAGCAGGACCACCACAGCATGCTTGGTATTACCATGGGCTTGATATTGGTGGTATCGGGGCTATCGTTCAAAATTGCGGCGGCACCATTCCATATGTGGGCACCCGATGTCTATGAGGGTGCGCCTACCTCGGTTACGGCGTTTATGGCGGCCATGCCGAAGATTGCGGCGTTTGCGGCCCTATTCCGGGTTTTGGTGGAGGCGTTTGGCCCCATGCACGCCACCTGGGGCCCCATTATGGCACTGTTGGCGGTGGTTTCTATGGGTGTTGGCGCGCTGGCGGGTTTGGGTCAGAGCAACATCAAGCGCTTGCTGGCTTACTCTTCCATCGGTCACGTGGGTTATGCTTTGATCGGCCTAGCGGTTGGTAACCAGATGGGGTATGAGGCCGTATTGGTCTATCTAACCATCTACATTTTTATGAATGTGGGGGCCTTTGGTTTAATCTTGGTATTGAACAAAGAGGGCTTTGGTGACCAGATTGAAGACTATAAAGGGCTGTCGGCTAAGCGTCCTGGTTTGGCGCTGTTGATGGCGATCTTTATGTTTAGCATGGCGGGTATTCCACCCCTTGCGGGTTTTATGGCTAAGTTACAGATTTTCATGGCGGCCATTGATGCGCACATGTATACCGTGGCCATTTTGGGTGTGTTGTTTAGTGCGGTGTCGGCTTTTTACTATCTGAAGGTGATCAAAACCATGTACTTCGATGAAGCGGAGCGGGCCTTTGATATGCCAATGGATTTTCTTAGTCGGGCCATTGTGGGTGTAAGCGGTATTTTGGTGGTGCTGTGGGGTATTTTACCGGGGTCATTGATGGCATCCGTGGCAGAGACGATTAAATCGTTGATGTAA